The Amycolatopsis sp. DG1A-15b genome window below encodes:
- a CDS encoding LLM class flavin-dependent oxidoreductase: MKKIGFLSFGHWSASAHSETRSAADFLHQSIDLAIAAEELGVDGAYFRVHHFARQAASPFPLLAAIGARTSKIEIGTGVIDMRYENPLYMIEDAGAADLISGGRLQLGISRGSPEQVIDGWRYFGYAPGEGETDADMARQHTEVFLKLLEGEGFAQPNPRPMFANPPGLLRLEPHSAGLRDRIWWGSGSNATSVWAAKLGMNLQSSTLKDDETGEPLHVQQRKQIEAYREAWTEAGHEREPRVSVSRSIFALTNDQDRAYFGGDRHSRDQVGMIDENTRAIFGRSYAGEPDELVRQLKEDEAVQAADTLLLTIPNQLGVDYNAHVLESILTHVAPELGWR, translated from the coding sequence GTGAAGAAGATTGGCTTCCTCTCGTTCGGCCACTGGTCGGCGAGCGCGCACTCCGAGACCCGGTCGGCCGCCGACTTCCTGCACCAGTCGATCGACCTGGCGATCGCCGCCGAGGAGCTCGGCGTGGACGGCGCCTACTTCCGCGTGCACCACTTCGCGCGGCAGGCGGCGAGCCCGTTCCCGCTGCTGGCGGCGATCGGCGCGCGGACGTCGAAGATCGAGATCGGCACCGGCGTGATCGACATGCGCTACGAGAACCCGCTGTACATGATCGAGGACGCGGGGGCGGCCGACCTCATCTCCGGTGGCCGGCTGCAGCTCGGCATCAGCCGGGGATCCCCCGAACAGGTGATCGACGGCTGGCGGTACTTCGGGTACGCCCCCGGCGAGGGCGAGACGGACGCCGACATGGCCCGGCAGCACACCGAGGTGTTCCTGAAGCTCCTGGAAGGCGAAGGCTTCGCGCAGCCGAACCCGCGGCCGATGTTCGCCAACCCGCCGGGGCTGCTGCGGCTCGAGCCGCACTCGGCGGGCCTGCGCGACCGCATCTGGTGGGGCTCCGGTTCGAACGCGACGAGCGTGTGGGCGGCGAAGCTGGGCATGAACCTGCAGAGCTCCACGCTCAAGGACGACGAGACGGGCGAGCCGCTGCACGTCCAGCAGCGCAAGCAGATCGAGGCCTACCGCGAGGCGTGGACGGAAGCCGGCCACGAGCGGGAGCCGCGGGTTTCGGTCAGCCGCAGCATCTTCGCGCTGACGAACGACCAGGACCGCGCGTACTTCGGCGGCGACCGCCACTCGCGCGACCAGGTCGGCATGATCGACGAGAACACCCGGGCGATCTTCGGCCGGTCCTACGCCGGGGAGCCCGACGAGCTCGTGCGGCAGCTCAAGGAGGACGAGGCCGTCCAGGCCGCGGACACCCTGCTGCTCACCATCCCTAACCAGCTCGGCGTCGACTACAACGCGCACGTGCTGGAGAGCATCCTCACCCACGTGGCCCCGGAGCTGGGCTGGCGCTGA
- a CDS encoding polysaccharide lyase family 7 protein: MRVRALLVLLAVPALAAATASPALAADPSVAPGGNFDLSVWQLQEPVGSPGSPTTISSSRLQGPNGFQDSYFYTDTRDGAMTFWAPEKGVTTPNSNYARSELREMNRDGSAANWSLSGSHKLNATLRVVSVTSNVCVGQVHLGTGGSSTKPLLELYYRASGDIVLGTENSPDGGQTSHTVGHVAVGKTWTYTIGISGGNTIDLTVNGSTTHYGIPSSFKPYKQYFKAGSYNQSSSSSTTKGARVAFYGLKVTHG; encoded by the coding sequence ATGCGTGTGCGTGCCTTGCTCGTCCTCCTGGCGGTCCCAGCCCTGGCCGCGGCGACCGCGTCACCCGCTCTGGCGGCGGATCCGTCCGTGGCGCCGGGTGGCAACTTCGACCTCTCGGTCTGGCAGCTGCAGGAGCCGGTCGGCTCGCCGGGCAGTCCGACGACCATCTCGTCGTCCCGGCTGCAGGGCCCGAACGGCTTCCAGGACAGCTACTTCTACACCGACACCCGTGACGGCGCGATGACCTTCTGGGCGCCGGAGAAGGGCGTCACGACGCCGAATTCGAACTACGCCCGGTCGGAGCTGCGCGAGATGAACCGCGACGGCTCCGCCGCGAACTGGTCGCTGAGCGGGTCGCACAAGCTGAACGCGACGCTGCGCGTGGTTTCGGTGACTTCGAACGTGTGCGTCGGCCAGGTGCACCTCGGCACCGGCGGCTCGTCGACGAAACCGCTGCTGGAGCTGTACTACCGGGCGAGCGGCGACATCGTGCTCGGCACGGAGAACTCCCCCGACGGCGGCCAGACGTCCCACACCGTCGGCCACGTCGCGGTCGGCAAGACGTGGACCTACACGATCGGCATCTCCGGCGGCAACACGATCGACCTCACGGTCAACGGGAGCACCACGCACTACGGCATCCCGTCGTCGTTCAAGCCGTACAAGCAGTACTTCAAGGCCGGCTCGTACAACCAGTCCTCTTCGAGCAGCACGACGAAGGGCGCCAGGGTCGCGTTCTACGGCCTGAAGGTCACCCACGGCTGA
- the katG gene encoding catalase/peroxidase HPI has translation MSSTQDTPSSAQGVDKKAAAGCPVAHDSVTSHGSESENPAIDAPEPKTGGRPRTNKDWWPNQLDLSVLHAHSPKGNPLGENFSYAKEFAKLDVEALKRDITEVLTTSQDWWPADFGHYGGLMIRMSWHAAGTYRIHDGRGGAGDGSQRFAPLNSWPDNANLDKARRLLWPVKQKYGQKISWADLLVLAGNVALESMGFKTFGFGFGREDVWEPEEIIWGPEDDWLGDERYVSDSEMAPEVGATEMGLIYVNPEGPRGSADFEAAAHFIRETFARMAMNDEETVALIAGGHTFGKTHGAGVADDHVGPEPEGANLETQGLGWLSTHGSGKGPDTITSGLEVTWTDKPTEWSNRFFEILFGYEWELTTSPGGAKQYVAKDAPEIIPDPYDPNKKHKPTMLTTDLSLRFDPVYGPISRRFLEHPDEFALAFAKAWYKLLHRDMGPVSRFLGPWVAEPQLWQDPVPAVEGDLVDDADIASLKAKVLDSGLTTAELVSTAWASAASFRSTDKRGGANGARIRLEPQRNWEVNQPEQLGKVLEILEGIQREFNEDGGAKISLADLIVLAGSAAVEKAARDAGVETTVPFHPGRTDASQEQTDTDAFKVMEPRADGFRNYLRSGEKLQPEVLLVERAYMLGLSAPEMTVLVGGLRSLGTNHGGAAHGVLTDRPGVLTNDFFANLLAPGTRWKAAESGENVYEIRDVATDELKWTATAVDLIFGSNSQLRALAEVYASEDAREKFVADFVAAWTKVMELDRFDLA, from the coding sequence ATGAGCTCCACCCAGGACACCCCGTCCAGCGCGCAGGGCGTGGACAAGAAGGCGGCGGCCGGTTGCCCGGTCGCGCACGACTCGGTGACCTCGCACGGCAGCGAGAGCGAGAACCCGGCGATCGACGCGCCGGAGCCGAAGACGGGCGGACGTCCGCGCACCAACAAGGACTGGTGGCCCAACCAGCTCGACCTGTCGGTGCTGCACGCGCACTCCCCCAAGGGCAACCCGCTCGGCGAGAACTTCAGCTACGCCAAGGAGTTCGCGAAGCTCGACGTCGAGGCCCTCAAGCGGGACATCACCGAGGTGCTCACCACCTCGCAGGACTGGTGGCCGGCCGACTTCGGCCACTACGGCGGCCTGATGATCCGGATGAGCTGGCACGCCGCGGGCACCTACCGCATCCACGACGGCCGCGGCGGCGCCGGTGACGGAAGCCAGCGCTTCGCCCCGCTCAACAGCTGGCCCGACAACGCCAACCTGGACAAGGCACGCCGCCTGCTGTGGCCGGTCAAGCAGAAGTACGGCCAGAAGATCTCGTGGGCCGACTTGCTCGTCCTCGCCGGCAACGTCGCTCTGGAGTCGATGGGCTTCAAGACCTTCGGCTTCGGCTTCGGCCGCGAAGACGTCTGGGAGCCCGAGGAAATCATCTGGGGCCCGGAAGACGACTGGCTGGGCGACGAGCGCTACGTCAGCGACTCGGAGATGGCCCCCGAGGTCGGCGCGACCGAGATGGGCCTCATCTACGTCAACCCCGAAGGCCCCCGCGGCAGCGCGGACTTCGAGGCGGCGGCCCACTTCATCCGCGAGACCTTCGCCCGGATGGCGATGAACGACGAGGAAACCGTCGCCCTCATCGCCGGCGGCCACACCTTCGGCAAGACCCACGGCGCCGGCGTGGCCGACGACCACGTGGGCCCGGAGCCCGAGGGCGCGAACCTGGAGACGCAGGGCCTCGGCTGGCTGAGCACCCACGGCAGCGGCAAGGGCCCGGACACGATCACCAGTGGCCTCGAGGTGACGTGGACCGACAAGCCGACCGAGTGGAGCAACCGCTTCTTCGAGATCCTGTTCGGCTACGAGTGGGAACTCACCACGAGCCCCGGCGGCGCCAAGCAGTACGTCGCCAAGGACGCGCCGGAGATCATCCCGGACCCGTACGACCCGAACAAGAAGCACAAGCCGACGATGCTCACGACCGACCTGTCGCTGCGCTTCGACCCGGTCTACGGCCCGATCTCGCGCCGGTTCCTGGAGCACCCGGACGAGTTCGCGCTGGCCTTCGCCAAGGCCTGGTACAAGCTGCTGCACCGCGACATGGGCCCGGTCAGCCGGTTCCTCGGCCCGTGGGTCGCCGAGCCGCAGCTGTGGCAGGACCCGGTGCCGGCCGTCGAGGGCGACCTCGTGGACGACGCCGACATCGCCTCCCTCAAGGCGAAGGTCCTCGACTCGGGACTCACCACCGCGGAACTGGTTTCCACGGCGTGGGCGTCGGCCGCCAGCTTCCGCTCCACCGACAAGCGCGGTGGCGCGAACGGCGCCCGGATCCGGCTCGAGCCGCAGCGCAACTGGGAGGTCAACCAGCCCGAGCAGCTCGGCAAGGTCCTGGAGATCCTCGAGGGCATCCAGCGCGAGTTCAACGAGGACGGCGGCGCGAAGATCTCGCTCGCCGACCTGATCGTGCTGGCCGGCTCGGCCGCCGTCGAGAAGGCGGCGCGCGACGCCGGCGTCGAGACGACCGTGCCGTTCCACCCGGGCCGCACCGACGCCTCGCAGGAGCAGACCGACACCGACGCGTTCAAGGTGATGGAGCCGCGCGCCGACGGGTTCCGCAACTACCTGCGCTCCGGCGAGAAGCTGCAGCCGGAGGTGCTGCTCGTCGAGCGCGCCTACATGCTCGGCCTGTCCGCACCCGAGATGACCGTCCTCGTCGGCGGCCTGCGCTCCCTCGGGACCAACCACGGCGGTGCCGCGCACGGTGTCCTCACCGACCGGCCGGGCGTGCTCACCAACGACTTCTTCGCCAACCTGCTCGCGCCGGGCACCCGGTGGAAGGCGGCGGAGTCCGGCGAGAACGTCTACGAGATCCGGGACGTCGCGACGGACGAGCTCAAGTGGACCGCCACCGCGGTCGACCTGATCTTCGGCTCGAACTCGCAGCTGCGGGCGCTGGCCGAGGTCTACGCCAGCGAAGACGCCCGCGAGAAGTTCGTGGCCGACTTCGTCGCGGCGTGGACGAAGGTCATGGAGCTCGACCGCTTCGACCTCGCCTGA
- a CDS encoding Fur family transcriptional regulator, with translation MSDFEAQLRAVSLRVTRPRLAVLAALRDHPHVDTETVIDLVRAEQPTVSHQTIYDVLRALTDTGLIRRIQPAGANARYEARVGDNHHHVVCRSCGAIADVDCAVGHTPCLTASDDHGFVIDQAEVVYWGTCPGCAADRPRNDSPLPEGSK, from the coding sequence ATGTCGGACTTCGAAGCACAGCTGCGGGCGGTCTCGCTGCGGGTCACCCGGCCCCGGCTGGCCGTGCTGGCCGCGCTGCGCGACCATCCCCACGTCGACACCGAAACGGTGATCGACCTGGTGCGCGCCGAGCAACCGACGGTGTCGCACCAGACGATCTACGACGTGCTGCGGGCCCTCACCGACACCGGGCTGATCCGGCGCATCCAGCCGGCCGGGGCGAACGCCCGCTACGAGGCCCGGGTGGGTGACAACCACCACCACGTCGTGTGCCGTTCGTGCGGGGCGATAGCCGATGTCGACTGCGCCGTCGGCCACACCCCCTGTCTCACCGCTTCGGACGATCACGGTTTCGTGATCGACCAGGCGGAGGTCGTCTACTGGGGCACCTGCCCCGGCTGCGCGGCCGACCGTCCCCGAAATGATTCGCCGCTCCCGGAAGGAAGTAAATGA
- a CDS encoding thymidylate synthase: MPDTQYEDLLRHVLDTGTRKGDRTGTGTRSIFGHQLRYRLSEGFPLITTKKVHFRSIAYELLWFLRGDANVSWLREHGVTIWDEWAADDGDLGPVYGVQWRSWPTPDGGHVDQIAEVLRTLRENPDSRRIIVSAWNVADIPRMALPPCHAFFQFHVADGKLSCQLYQRSADLFLGVPFNIASYALLTHMIAAQVGLGVGDFIWTGGDCHIYDNHVEQVRTQLARSARPFPTLGLKPADSLFEYTYEHFSVEGYDPHPGIKAPVAV, translated from the coding sequence ATGCCGGACACGCAGTACGAAGACCTCCTCCGCCACGTCCTCGACACGGGCACCCGCAAGGGCGACCGTACCGGCACGGGCACGCGGTCGATCTTCGGGCATCAGCTGCGGTACCGCCTGTCCGAGGGCTTTCCCCTGATCACCACGAAGAAAGTCCACTTCCGCTCGATCGCCTACGAGCTGCTGTGGTTCCTGCGCGGCGACGCGAACGTCTCGTGGCTGAGGGAACACGGCGTCACGATCTGGGACGAGTGGGCGGCCGACGACGGTGATCTGGGCCCCGTCTACGGCGTGCAGTGGCGCTCGTGGCCGACCCCGGACGGCGGACACGTCGACCAGATCGCCGAGGTCCTGCGCACGCTGCGTGAGAACCCCGACTCGCGGCGGATCATCGTGTCCGCGTGGAACGTCGCCGACATCCCGCGCATGGCGCTGCCGCCGTGCCACGCGTTCTTCCAGTTCCACGTCGCCGACGGCAAGCTGTCCTGCCAGCTGTACCAGCGCAGCGCGGACCTGTTCCTCGGCGTGCCGTTCAACATCGCGAGCTACGCGCTGCTGACGCACATGATCGCCGCCCAGGTCGGGCTCGGCGTCGGCGACTTCATCTGGACCGGCGGCGACTGCCACATCTACGACAACCACGTCGAGCAGGTCCGCACGCAGCTGGCCCGGTCGGCGCGGCCGTTCCCGACGCTGGGGCTGAAGCCGGCGGACAGCCTGTTCGAGTACACCTACGAGCACTTCTCGGTCGAGGGCTACGACCCGCACCCGGGCATCAAGGCGCCGGTGGCGGTGTGA
- a CDS encoding dihydrofolate reductase has translation MIGLVWAQAANGVIGRDGELPWHLPEDLRHFKALTAGAAVVMGRRTWASLPPRFRPLPGRRNLVLSGTPQDGAETFADLPSALAAVTGDLWVIGGAAVYRAALPFADRVVVTEIRESFEGDTYAPEVGRPADSAGEWLESSTGLHYRFLTWG, from the coding sequence GTGATCGGGCTGGTCTGGGCGCAGGCGGCGAACGGGGTCATCGGGCGGGACGGCGAGCTGCCGTGGCACCTGCCGGAGGACCTGCGGCACTTCAAGGCGCTGACGGCGGGGGCGGCGGTGGTGATGGGCCGCCGCACGTGGGCGTCGCTGCCGCCGCGGTTCCGGCCGCTGCCGGGGCGGCGCAACCTCGTGCTGTCGGGGACCCCGCAGGACGGCGCCGAGACGTTCGCGGACCTGCCGTCGGCGCTCGCCGCGGTGACCGGCGACCTGTGGGTGATCGGCGGCGCGGCGGTGTACCGGGCGGCGCTGCCGTTCGCGGACCGGGTCGTGGTCACGGAGATCCGCGAGTCCTTCGAGGGGGACACGTACGCGCCGGAGGTGGGGCGCCCGGCGGACTCCGCGGGGGAGTGGCTGGAGTCTTCGACCGGCCTGCACTACCGCTTCCTGACCTGGGGCTGA